A genomic region of Erythrobacter sp. SCSIO 43205 contains the following coding sequences:
- a CDS encoding NAD-dependent epimerase/dehydratase family protein codes for MAVTNSCEGQSGLIGATGFVGGALLRQTDFDAQFNSRTINEIEGQSFDTLVCAAAPGSMIEANTAPERDRAQIQSLINHLSKVDAKRFVLISSIAVLADFAGGDDETTNKFQESLAYGHHRRELEAFIEEHFENYLIVRLPALFGKGLRKNFIFDLMNPVPSMLAAEKLAILRDGLRDALSQWTSELYTKDAATGLFKLDREALNRDERRMALDQAVSDLGLSATQFHNRETTYQYYEIDRLWRDIGMALEAGLTHLHLTSEPLQAAVIHQRLTNMAMPETSARLHCEDMHSAHGNLWGASGPYLFSGEATLDRLEQFYISERAGV; via the coding sequence ATGGCTGTGACGAACTCTTGCGAGGGGCAATCAGGCCTCATCGGGGCGACCGGCTTTGTCGGCGGCGCTTTGCTGCGCCAGACGGATTTCGACGCCCAGTTCAACAGCCGCACAATAAATGAGATCGAAGGGCAGAGTTTTGACACTTTGGTGTGCGCGGCTGCCCCCGGTTCGATGATCGAGGCGAACACCGCACCAGAGCGCGACCGTGCGCAAATTCAATCGCTTATCAATCACTTGTCGAAGGTTGATGCGAAGCGGTTTGTTCTGATTTCCTCTATTGCCGTGCTCGCAGACTTTGCTGGCGGAGACGATGAGACGACAAACAAATTTCAGGAAAGCCTCGCCTATGGCCACCACCGCCGCGAGCTTGAAGCCTTCATTGAGGAGCATTTTGAAAACTATCTGATCGTGCGCTTGCCCGCATTGTTCGGAAAAGGTCTGCGCAAGAATTTTATCTTCGATCTGATGAACCCTGTGCCGTCTATGCTGGCGGCTGAAAAGCTTGCCATCTTGCGTGACGGATTGAGAGACGCGCTTTCCCAGTGGACGAGCGAACTTTACACTAAGGACGCAGCGACGGGGCTGTTCAAGCTCGATCGCGAGGCGCTCAATCGCGATGAGCGTCGGATGGCGCTCGATCAGGCGGTAAGCGATTTGGGGCTGTCGGCGACCCAGTTTCACAACCGTGAAACGACGTATCAATACTACGAAATTGACCGCCTTTGGCGCGATATCGGAATGGCTTTGGAGGCAGGGCTCACCCATCTGCACCTGACCAGCGAGCCATTGCAGGCCGCTGTCATTCACCAACGCCTGACGAACATGGCGATGCCGGAAACATCCGCGCGCCTGCACTGCGAGGATATGCACTCAGCCCATGGAAACCTGTGGGGTGCGAGCGGGCCTTACCTCTTCAGCGGCGAGGCGACTTTGGATCGGCTGGAACAATTCTACATCAGCGAAAGGGCGGGCGTATGA
- a CDS encoding FecR domain-containing protein gives MRNVTIFIAALMAMMAQPALANEIGRIKNVTAGGIEVIRGGAKLTGNSGFKLREGDIVVTTARQRAGITFVDNTRLVVAPGSRMIISRYRFDRARRTGESSMKIERGKVGVDSGELSRSGRMKFRTPTSTLGVRGTTFVIEVDE, from the coding sequence ATGCGAAATGTAACCATTTTTATTGCAGCGCTGATGGCCATGATGGCGCAGCCTGCACTCGCTAATGAGATCGGGCGGATCAAGAATGTGACCGCTGGCGGGATCGAAGTCATACGGGGCGGTGCTAAGCTTACGGGCAATTCCGGGTTCAAGCTGCGCGAAGGCGATATTGTCGTGACCACTGCGCGCCAAAGAGCAGGCATCACCTTTGTTGATAACACAAGGCTTGTTGTCGCTCCGGGAAGCCGGATGATTATCTCGCGCTATCGTTTTGACCGCGCGCGGCGCACAGGCGAAAGCTCTATGAAAATCGAGCGCGGCAAGGTCGGCGTTGATAGCGGGGAGTTGTCGCGTTCTGGCCGAATGAAATTCAGAACACCCACATCGACGCTGGGTGTTCGGGGGACCACTTTTGTGATTGAGGTGGATGAATAA
- the eda gene encoding bifunctional 4-hydroxy-2-oxoglutarate aldolase/2-dehydro-3-deoxy-phosphogluconate aldolase translates to MNDTRSFDPNEIERVMKTAPVIPVLVVKDAGKAREQAEALVDGGLKVLEVTLRTPDALEAIKRMNLVPGAIVGAGTVINPRQLEEAQAAGSEFIVSPGLTPALGSAALSSGLPFLPGIANAGDIMLGLDMGLSHFKFFPAMASGGIPALKALSGPFGQAKFCPTGGITLETAPDWLALPQVLCVGGSWIVPEGASLAQINANAKQAASLAP, encoded by the coding sequence ATGAACGACACGAGAAGCTTTGACCCCAACGAGATTGAGCGGGTGATGAAGACAGCGCCGGTCATCCCGGTCCTCGTGGTGAAGGACGCTGGCAAAGCGCGTGAACAGGCGGAGGCTCTGGTCGATGGGGGTCTCAAAGTGCTCGAAGTGACATTGCGCACGCCGGATGCTTTGGAAGCGATCAAGCGGATGAACCTCGTGCCCGGCGCGATTGTTGGCGCTGGTACGGTAATCAACCCGCGCCAACTGGAAGAGGCGCAAGCCGCTGGCTCTGAATTCATCGTCTCCCCTGGCCTCACGCCGGCATTGGGTAGCGCAGCGCTTTCAAGCGGGCTGCCGTTCTTGCCCGGTATCGCCAATGCAGGTGACATCATGCTTGGGCTCGACATGGGTTTATCACACTTCAAATTCTTCCCTGCCATGGCATCGGGCGGCATCCCTGCGTTGAAAGCTTTGTCGGGGCCCTTTGGTCAGGCAAAGTTCTGCCCCACTGGCGGGATCACTCTGGAAACGGCACCCGACTGGCTCGCCCTTCCACAAGTGCTGTGCGTTGGCGGCAGCTGGATTGTGCCGGAAGGAGCAAGTCTTGCACAGATCAATGCAAACGCAAAACAAGCCGCCAGCCTCGCCCCTTAA
- a CDS encoding FAD-dependent oxidoreductase codes for MRAPLSTQFDYVVIGGGFYGCCLALYLRSISDKVLLVEASDALMTRASRVNQARVHTGFHYPRSAVTAVKSMLLHRKFLEDFPEAVVDEFQMLYAIAKRRSKVTAKKFHRMFSEMGAPIEVASPNDRALFDSDMVEEVFACYETAFDYSVLARQMAERLNEAGVELRLNTRLEALKDASGLVVAGLSDGQEVTARYAFNITYAQVNSVLEMADLPKAALKYEVAEIALIEPPQELSTRGVTVMDGPFFSAMPYPSAGLYSLTHVRYTPHESWSDGGPISAPYAHFAARAFDTRYAFMLRDAQRYLPCLGAATYRRSIYDVKTVLVKNEADDGRPILYHQKPEGSRVISVLGGKIDNIYDLFEAVKSTAPEFGAAHSGFVLGAQYA; via the coding sequence ATGAGGGCGCCCCTTTCCACTCAATTTGACTATGTCGTGATTGGCGGCGGTTTTTACGGTTGCTGCCTGGCGCTGTATCTGCGTTCGATTTCGGACAAGGTCTTATTGGTTGAGGCGTCCGATGCGCTTATGACCCGCGCAAGCCGGGTGAACCAAGCGCGAGTGCACACCGGTTTCCACTATCCACGATCAGCTGTGACAGCAGTCAAATCCATGCTGCTGCACCGAAAATTTCTCGAAGATTTCCCTGAAGCCGTCGTCGATGAGTTTCAGATGCTTTATGCGATTGCAAAGCGGCGCTCGAAGGTCACAGCGAAGAAATTTCATCGAATGTTCAGCGAGATGGGCGCGCCTATTGAGGTTGCTTCTCCCAATGACCGCGCGCTGTTTGACAGCGATATGGTGGAGGAAGTCTTCGCCTGTTACGAGACCGCTTTCGACTACTCGGTGCTCGCCAGACAAATGGCCGAGCGCCTCAATGAAGCGGGCGTCGAACTGCGGTTGAACACCAGGCTCGAGGCGCTCAAGGATGCGAGCGGGCTCGTGGTGGCGGGCCTGTCAGATGGACAGGAAGTCACGGCAAGATACGCCTTCAACATCACCTATGCGCAGGTCAATTCCGTGCTCGAGATGGCGGATTTGCCCAAGGCCGCGCTCAAATATGAGGTCGCTGAAATTGCCTTGATCGAGCCGCCGCAAGAGCTTTCCACGCGCGGCGTGACGGTGATGGACGGGCCGTTCTTCTCGGCCATGCCATACCCCTCGGCTGGGCTCTATTCGCTCACCCATGTGCGCTACACCCCGCATGAAAGCTGGAGCGACGGTGGACCCATCAGCGCCCCCTACGCCCATTTCGCCGCGCGTGCATTTGACACCCGCTACGCCTTCATGCTGCGCGATGCTCAGCGGTATTTGCCCTGCCTTGGCGCTGCGACCTATCGCCGCTCGATCTATGATGTGAAGACGGTTCTGGTGAAGAACGAGGCCGACGATGGCCGTCCGATCCTCTATCACCAGAAGCCCGAGGGTAGCCGTGTGATCTCGGTTCTAGGCGGCAAGATCGACAATATTTACGACCTGTTCGAGGCGGTGAAGAGCACCGCGCCCGAATTTGGCGCTGCGCATTCGGGCTTTGTGCTGGGGGCGCAATATGCCTGA
- a CDS encoding glycosyltransferase family 2 protein: protein MTKNAAPLPLNDSDWQVPSYKEAIYSPKAHKYALVIPVINEGERIRGQLSRIKAAQLAVDVIIADGGSTDGSLDADFVKPVGVRAVLTKTGPGKLSAQLRMAYAWALREGYEGIVTIDGNGKDGVEAVGDFVAKLEEGFDYVQGSRYLPGGEAENTPLERTIANRLIHAPLLSVAGKRWFTDTTNGFRAYSARYLTHPDVAPFRAEFEVYNLLFYMTVRAGQLGLKVDHVPVIRRYPQDGKVPTKIGGLSSKLALLGETVRAATGGYTPDHAARALPSLLWPAFLAAAVLLPLLFSVIASPEYSPDSWALYELSKTVFGDFYRFTHFRSYASASPYSAAFAPLWPSLIACVDALAGTGARTGLYLAFACYFAFAIVSEQIARQVTGAAWVGLAAALVLLLAPGMVWDELSAGRTIPLQLLLFALLVRGILASRAMSLAGAGMVGFVAGLAVMNRFDAALLPILVSVLVGWITRSPVRAAVSLAASSIAIAPWVTYSLTTFGTVFATDNAGIATSLDPRAFVTDWWPEGRPSLRDDPGAWALKVFGGASQWLVNALAIVASPFGAVCAVGLAGLGAVNWLDGRAPSLAHRSDGSAERNVIVIAMACVFALLMAPQIVTGYLDNRYYSPLVWAAYLSAAIWLTARGGNIAQRRGYGLLFAALTVPWAAGFALISFGTALDNGDLDAQHWAAFEAPQDVEQLHECLGGDNKARVLVMGDDLFAAKAGALGGLHTMMEPRNIAQGRVDAASREDFLSAWRVDYVLVRDPSRMRDVAAFAGTGQVKSCPMPLFKLAP from the coding sequence ATGACCAAAAACGCAGCGCCTCTCCCCCTTAATGACAGCGATTGGCAGGTGCCTTCTTACAAAGAGGCGATCTACTCTCCCAAGGCGCACAAATACGCGCTGGTGATCCCCGTCATCAACGAAGGCGAACGCATCCGGGGCCAGCTTTCGCGGATTAAAGCCGCGCAGCTTGCTGTTGATGTCATCATCGCCGATGGCGGCTCGACCGATGGCTCGCTCGACGCCGATTTTGTGAAGCCAGTGGGCGTGCGGGCGGTGCTGACCAAGACGGGGCCGGGCAAACTTTCAGCGCAGCTTCGCATGGCTTACGCATGGGCGCTTCGCGAAGGGTATGAGGGCATTGTCACGATTGATGGCAATGGCAAAGACGGGGTCGAGGCTGTTGGGGACTTCGTGGCAAAGCTCGAAGAGGGCTTCGACTATGTCCAAGGCTCGCGCTATTTGCCCGGCGGGGAAGCTGAGAACACGCCGCTAGAGCGCACGATTGCCAACCGCCTGATCCACGCGCCGCTTTTGAGCGTTGCGGGAAAGCGCTGGTTCACCGACACGACCAATGGGTTCAGAGCCTATTCGGCGCGCTATCTGACCCATCCCGATGTTGCCCCGTTCCGAGCCGAGTTCGAGGTTTACAACCTTCTTTTCTACATGACGGTGAGAGCGGGGCAGTTGGGCCTTAAGGTCGATCACGTGCCCGTCATTCGTCGCTATCCGCAAGACGGCAAAGTGCCCACCAAGATCGGCGGGCTTTCCTCCAAGCTTGCGCTTTTGGGGGAAACAGTGCGCGCGGCAACCGGGGGGTATACGCCCGACCATGCCGCTCGCGCGCTGCCCTCTCTCCTATGGCCAGCTTTCCTCGCCGCAGCGGTGCTCCTCCCGCTTTTGTTCAGCGTCATCGCCTCGCCAGAATACTCGCCCGATAGCTGGGCTTTGTACGAGCTCAGCAAGACGGTTTTTGGCGATTTCTATCGCTTTACCCATTTTCGCAGCTACGCCAGCGCATCGCCATATTCAGCCGCCTTCGCGCCGCTGTGGCCGAGTTTGATTGCGTGTGTGGACGCGCTTGCAGGAACGGGCGCGCGGACCGGGCTTTATCTCGCTTTTGCCTGCTATTTCGCTTTCGCAATCGTGTCGGAACAGATTGCGCGACAAGTCACGGGCGCGGCTTGGGTTGGGCTGGCTGCTGCGCTGGTGCTGCTCCTTGCGCCCGGCATGGTTTGGGACGAACTCAGCGCTGGGCGCACGATCCCCTTGCAATTGCTGCTCTTTGCATTGCTTGTTCGAGGAATACTTGCAAGTCGCGCCATGAGCCTTGCGGGCGCTGGCATGGTCGGGTTTGTCGCAGGACTTGCGGTAATGAACCGCTTCGATGCCGCGCTCTTGCCGATTTTGGTAAGCGTGCTGGTCGGATGGATCACCCGCAGCCCGGTGCGCGCTGCTGTTTCGCTCGCTGCATCATCCATCGCGATTGCGCCATGGGTGACCTATTCGCTCACCACCTTCGGTACAGTTTTTGCCACCGACAATGCAGGGATAGCGACCTCGCTCGACCCGCGCGCGTTCGTCACCGATTGGTGGCCTGAGGGACGCCCATCTTTGCGCGATGATCCCGGTGCATGGGCACTCAAAGTCTTTGGCGGTGCAAGCCAATGGCTGGTCAACGCTCTCGCCATTGTGGCCAGTCCTTTTGGCGCGGTGTGCGCGGTTGGCTTGGCGGGGCTGGGCGCGGTGAACTGGCTTGATGGACGCGCGCCCAGCCTTGCGCACAGATCGGATGGATCGGCTGAAAGAAACGTGATCGTAATCGCCATGGCCTGCGTTTTTGCGCTTTTGATGGCACCGCAGATTGTGACCGGCTATCTCGACAATCGCTATTACTCACCGCTCGTTTGGGCAGCGTACTTGAGCGCGGCCATTTGGCTCACCGCTCGCGGCGGGAATATCGCGCAGAGGCGGGGCTATGGCCTCCTTTTTGCAGCTCTCACCGTGCCTTGGGCGGCTGGCTTTGCGCTCATCAGCTTCGGCACTGCGCTCGATAATGGCGACCTTGATGCGCAGCACTGGGCCGCGTTTGAAGCGCCTCAAGATGTTGAGCAGCTGCATGAATGCCTGGGCGGCGATAACAAGGCGCGGGTACTGGTCATGGGCGACGACCTTTTCGCAGCAAAAGCGGGTGCTTTGGGCGGATTGCACACCATGATGGAGCCGCGCAACATCGCGCAAGGTCGGGTTGATGCGGCAAGTAGAGAAGATTTCCTCAGCGCTTGGCGCGTAGATTATGTGCTGGTCCGCGACCCTTCGCGGATGCGCGATGTCGCAGCTTTTGCGGGCACAGGCCAGGTGAAATCCTGTCCCATGCCGCTTTTCAAGCTCGCTCCTTAG
- a CDS encoding sugar phosphate isomerase/epimerase, protein MILSMSNIAWAPQERLDAYSAMAQAGFRGLEIAPGLFFHASDDPFVPSETQAREALAEIADQGLHLVSMQSLLFGVDGAGLFDGEGARKALVNGVTRAINLAGRFGIANLVFGSPAQRRVPDGMAMEQAWDEAAQVFRALGDTAASAGTTITVEANPAAYGTNFLNTFSDARRFIEMVDHPAIAAILDLGAMHMNGEFNAVAEALPDLSSSLNHVHVSEPELAPAPADPERLAPVLKGLTQHGYTKAVSIEMRRPDNGVQGVRASIAALAEAARMGECTYA, encoded by the coding sequence ATGATCTTGTCCATGTCCAATATCGCCTGGGCTCCGCAGGAGCGGCTTGATGCCTATTCGGCAATGGCACAAGCGGGCTTTCGCGGGCTCGAAATCGCGCCGGGATTGTTCTTCCATGCGAGCGATGATCCTTTCGTGCCAAGCGAAACCCAAGCGCGCGAGGCGCTCGCTGAAATTGCCGATCAGGGGCTCCACCTTGTGTCGATGCAGTCGCTTTTGTTCGGTGTCGATGGCGCTGGGCTTTTCGATGGAGAGGGCGCGCGCAAAGCTCTCGTCAACGGTGTAACGCGAGCGATTAATCTGGCGGGACGTTTTGGCATTGCGAACCTCGTTTTCGGCTCCCCCGCACAGCGCCGTGTGCCTGATGGCATGGCGATGGAGCAGGCTTGGGATGAGGCGGCGCAGGTCTTTCGCGCACTTGGCGACACTGCGGCAAGTGCTGGTACGACCATCACTGTTGAGGCCAATCCGGCGGCTTATGGCACCAATTTCCTCAACACCTTCAGCGACGCGCGGCGCTTTATTGAGATGGTCGACCACCCCGCTATCGCAGCGATCCTTGATCTTGGCGCGATGCATATGAATGGCGAGTTTAACGCGGTTGCTGAAGCGCTGCCCGATCTTTCCTCTAGCCTCAATCATGTTCATGTGAGCGAGCCGGAACTGGCACCAGCGCCCGCTGATCCAGAGCGTCTCGCCCCCGTTCTTAAAGGGCTTACACAGCACGGTTACACAAAGGCGGTGTCCATCGAGATGCGCCGGCCCGATAACGGAGTGCAAGGCGTGCGTGCCTCTATCGCGGCACTCGCTGAGGCGGCCAGAATGGGGGAGTGCACTTATGCATGA
- a CDS encoding ATP-binding protein, with the protein MIRAAMRFARDFLAAYEVEPRLQVKLAIVVEELVTNALNHGRKGHDLTLSLELLQEREAIRLVMEDNGIAFNPLVVPPVKAPDPETGGGIGLAIVHAWARDTHYARVGEINALALTLS; encoded by the coding sequence GTGATCCGCGCCGCAATGCGATTTGCGCGTGATTTTCTGGCTGCCTATGAAGTCGAGCCACGCCTTCAGGTGAAGCTTGCCATTGTGGTCGAAGAGCTGGTTACAAACGCGCTTAATCACGGCAGAAAGGGCCACGACCTCACCCTTTCGCTTGAACTTTTACAGGAGCGCGAGGCCATCCGCTTAGTGATGGAAGACAACGGTATCGCGTTCAATCCACTGGTCGTACCGCCTGTTAAAGCGCCGGACCCGGAAACAGGGGGTGGGATCGGCCTTGCAATCGTCCACGCCTGGGCACGTGATACCCACTACGCAAGGGTTGGCGAAATTAACGCGTTGGCCCTGACATTATCATAA
- a CDS encoding OmpA family protein, which produces MRKTLGLIALGGALALAGCASSKERVTLLSPAIPGKGTGAVVVEYADGSEAYLTAANQQAKLRGEKEPRFDQLDEADPVHTEIMGFLPKHFARDFFYFATGEGTLSKSEMDRLQAFLAQNIENRPGAEIEIAAHTDATGNEAVNNRVSAERAQTVLGQVRKRVSESNLPIKEDDIEAVASSWHWARSSLQPGQEGQPNRAYRVVVVTVR; this is translated from the coding sequence ATGCGAAAAACACTTGGATTGATCGCGCTGGGGGGCGCTCTGGCATTGGCAGGGTGTGCGTCTTCCAAGGAGCGCGTGACGCTTCTGTCGCCGGCAATACCGGGTAAGGGCACAGGCGCAGTTGTTGTTGAATATGCCGATGGGAGCGAAGCTTATTTAACTGCGGCGAACCAACAGGCGAAGCTTAGGGGCGAAAAAGAACCGCGCTTCGATCAGCTTGATGAGGCCGACCCGGTTCACACCGAGATCATGGGCTTTTTGCCTAAGCACTTTGCCCGCGATTTTTTCTATTTTGCAACCGGCGAAGGGACGCTTAGCAAATCTGAAATGGACCGGCTTCAAGCGTTTCTTGCGCAAAATATTGAAAACCGGCCCGGAGCAGAAATCGAGATTGCGGCGCACACCGATGCAACCGGCAATGAGGCAGTGAATAACCGTGTATCGGCTGAGCGTGCACAAACTGTTCTTGGCCAAGTGCGCAAGCGCGTGAGCGAGTCCAATCTCCCGATCAAAGAGGACGACATCGAGGCGGTTGCAAGCTCCTGGCACTGGGCACGCTCAAGCTTGCAACCTGGACAAGAAGGCCAGCCCAATCGCGCTTACCGCGTGGTGGTCGTTACTGTCCGCTAA
- a CDS encoding CHASE2 domain-containing protein: MPAKSKRLIIAAVLIGAFIGLVVSLLGGEFQRRLVFDSWQDLAPRDSRSDDVVVVMIDDASVAKKGQWPWRRTDVAALIENIAQTGPKVIGIDIYFTEPDRMRPENFADLYTEDALDAATREKLLTLPYGDQYLASVIEIAPTVMPWVTTDSGGRPLADLTFDGVEGEPPKGIATTKKMLTSIKLLDDIAFARGVVKGPPDADGIVRRVPLAVKAGDQMAAGFAVQIANMAIGEDAPRWVDGGMKIGDRIVPTDAKGNFEFKMAPDWDEQALSAINVLEGDFVDVEELQDKIVLVGFGATGTTDIVATPVEAEMQGTLIQAQAVDAILNGHWLSRPVWAKALEWALALGLVAMLLIAGLSIAKWLIVPVSASVAVLPSASYIAYDAGGILFDPARPLVIAVFAATALVAVRYALAFRELVEKRIVTAEQEKENESARKLQLTMVPSAARLARLGTRTEIGAVLEPAKSVGGDFYDAMELEGNRLAFLVGDVSGKGLRAALFMALSKSVSKNNLMRSSGDLEAAVRKVNADLMAEEDEEMDLTMLVGIIDCSTGMVEMVNAGHEDPMLVRADGSVEVVKMVGGLRLRTLDDFPYSVETLQMKPGESLVIITDGATDAMNVKQDRFGLDRVMKAIGDNTKASAPERAKHIAVKVREFERGMDPADDLTILTLRYLGAEASN; encoded by the coding sequence ATGCCTGCCAAATCCAAGCGCCTTATCATCGCCGCTGTTCTGATTGGCGCTTTTATCGGCCTTGTGGTGAGCTTACTTGGCGGAGAGTTTCAACGCCGCCTTGTGTTTGACAGCTGGCAAGATCTGGCCCCGCGCGATAGCCGCAGTGATGATGTCGTGGTCGTGATGATCGACGATGCGAGCGTTGCGAAGAAGGGTCAATGGCCGTGGCGGCGCACCGACGTCGCGGCTCTGATCGAAAACATCGCGCAAACCGGGCCAAAAGTGATCGGTATCGACATCTATTTCACCGAACCCGACCGGATGCGGCCTGAAAACTTTGCGGATCTTTACACCGAGGACGCTCTCGATGCAGCGACGCGCGAGAAGCTTTTGACGCTGCCTTACGGCGACCAATATCTCGCCAGTGTGATCGAAATTGCGCCCACGGTGATGCCTTGGGTGACGACCGATTCAGGCGGGCGACCCTTGGCGGACCTCACCTTTGACGGTGTCGAAGGAGAGCCCCCCAAAGGCATTGCAACGACGAAGAAAATGCTCACCAGCATCAAGCTTCTGGATGACATAGCCTTTGCGCGTGGCGTTGTAAAAGGCCCCCCCGATGCCGATGGAATCGTCCGGCGAGTGCCCTTGGCAGTCAAAGCGGGCGATCAAATGGCGGCAGGCTTTGCCGTTCAAATAGCCAACATGGCGATTGGCGAGGATGCTCCCAGGTGGGTCGACGGGGGCATGAAAATTGGTGATCGGATCGTGCCTACCGATGCCAAAGGCAATTTTGAATTCAAGATGGCCCCTGACTGGGACGAGCAGGCGCTCTCAGCCATCAACGTGCTTGAAGGCGATTTTGTCGATGTCGAGGAATTGCAGGACAAGATCGTGCTTGTCGGCTTCGGCGCGACGGGCACCACGGATATTGTCGCAACCCCTGTCGAAGCCGAAATGCAAGGCACATTGATTCAGGCGCAAGCGGTGGATGCGATTTTGAACGGCCACTGGCTATCGCGTCCCGTGTGGGCAAAGGCGCTGGAATGGGCGCTTGCCCTTGGCCTTGTAGCCATGCTCTTGATCGCAGGACTGAGCATCGCGAAATGGTTGATTGTGCCAGTCTCGGCGAGCGTCGCAGTGCTGCCTTCAGCATCCTATATCGCCTATGACGCTGGCGGCATATTGTTCGACCCGGCGCGTCCATTGGTCATCGCAGTTTTCGCCGCAACTGCGCTGGTCGCGGTGCGTTACGCCCTCGCCTTTCGCGAGTTGGTCGAAAAGCGCATTGTCACCGCCGAACAGGAAAAAGAAAACGAAAGCGCGCGAAAGCTGCAACTGACCATGGTGCCAAGCGCTGCGCGGCTCGCGCGATTGGGCACGCGCACAGAGATCGGCGCGGTGCTGGAACCTGCCAAATCGGTCGGCGGCGACTTCTACGACGCGATGGAATTGGAGGGCAATCGTCTCGCCTTCCTCGTGGGGGACGTCAGCGGCAAGGGGCTTCGCGCCGCGCTCTTCATGGCGCTTTCCAAATCGGTATCCAAGAACAACCTCATGCGCTCAAGCGGTGACCTTGAGGCAGCCGTACGCAAGGTGAACGCGGACCTGATGGCCGAAGAGGATGAGGAGATGGACCTCACCATGCTCGTTGGCATCATTGATTGCTCTACGGGCATGGTCGAAATGGTCAACGCTGGCCATGAAGACCCCATGCTGGTGCGCGCCGATGGCAGTGTCGAGGTCGTCAAAATGGTCGGCGGGCTTCGCCTGCGCACGCTTGACGATTTTCCCTACAGCGTTGAAACCCTGCAGATGAAACCAGGCGAAAGCCTTGTCATTATCACTGATGGCGCGACCGACGCCATGAATGTGAAGCAAGATCGTTTTGGATTGGACCGCGTAATGAAGGCGATCGGCGACAATACCAAGGCCAGCGCCCCTGAGCGCGCAAAGCATATTGCCGTCAAAGTGCGCGAGTTCGAGCGCGGGATGGACCCGGCCGATGATCTGACGATTTTGACGCTGCGTTATCTTGGCGCTGAGGCGAGCAATTAG
- a CDS encoding GtrA family protein: MVEMVRFFVVTVLGVFLDLAIAYGLHELGSVPLTLAAVIGFVCAASANYVAHQVWSFSGGAGSLSANRAVKYGAVAALTLVVRVGVVALLDAWLAGAFALLILICGAGVSFFVNFALSKFFVFAHASTREGA; encoded by the coding sequence ATGGTTGAGATGGTGCGCTTCTTTGTCGTTACCGTGCTTGGCGTGTTCCTCGATCTCGCGATTGCCTATGGCTTGCACGAGCTTGGCTCAGTGCCCTTGACGCTGGCCGCCGTCATCGGTTTCGTATGCGCTGCAAGCGCCAATTATGTGGCTCATCAGGTCTGGAGCTTTAGTGGCGGGGCGGGGAGCCTTTCAGCCAATCGCGCAGTGAAATATGGCGCAGTTGCAGCGCTTACACTGGTGGTTCGGGTGGGCGTTGTCGCACTGCTCGACGCTTGGCTTGCGGGCGCATTTGCGCTTCTCATCCTTATCTGCGGAGCGGGCGTCTCCTTCTTCGTCAATTTCGCCTTAAGCAAATTCTTCGTCTTCGCGCACGCTTCCACGCGAGAGGGCGCATGA
- a CDS encoding response regulator — MPPQLIDPEEILARRILVIDDEEANVMLLRSILQREGYSDVHCLTQSKEALVTYMDLQPDLVLLDLMMPEVDGFQLLEAFSRHDAADEFRPVLVLTADTTIQARRKALALGAKDFVAKPFDVIEVGLRISNLLETRLLYERLRAASLAGAPSANPA; from the coding sequence ATGCCACCACAGCTAATCGATCCTGAAGAAATCCTCGCCCGCCGGATTTTGGTGATCGACGATGAGGAAGCCAACGTCATGCTTTTGCGCAGTATTTTGCAGCGTGAAGGCTACAGCGATGTGCATTGCCTGACCCAGTCAAAAGAGGCGCTTGTCACCTATATGGATCTGCAGCCTGACCTTGTGCTGCTCGATTTGATGATGCCTGAAGTGGACGGGTTTCAACTGCTGGAAGCCTTTTCGCGCCATGATGCTGCCGATGAGTTTCGACCCGTTCTTGTGCTGACGGCAGACACAACCATTCAGGCGCGGCGTAAGGCGCTTGCTTTGGGCGCGAAGGATTTCGTAGCCAAACCCTTCGATGTGATCGAAGTGGGCCTTAGAATTTCCAACCTGCTGGAAACGCGACTTTTGTATGAACGGCTTCGCGCAGCGAGCCTCGCTGGTGCGCCCAGTGCAAACCCGGCTTAA